In a genomic window of Labeo rohita strain BAU-BD-2019 chromosome 20, IGBB_LRoh.1.0, whole genome shotgun sequence:
- the LOC127183005 gene encoding E3 ubiquitin-protein ligase pellino homolog 2 — MLQPNQHDHARSKDPVKYGELVILGYNGSLPGGDRGRKRSRFALYRRAKANGVKPSAVHILSNPHDSKAVNSRGQHSISFTLSRNQTVVVEYCHDNDTDMFQIGRSTESPIDFVVTDTPGGSKESEDSSAAPSTISRFACRIVCDRNPPYTARIYAAGFDSSKNIFLGEKATKWKNPDGHMDGLTTNGVLVMHPVGFPEEPKQGAWREISVCGDVYALRETRSGPIRGQLAQGESSALQDGSLVDLCGATLLWRTADGLLKAPTLRHLDALRLELNAARPQCPVGLSTLAFPSLPRSHSLEERQPWAYLSCGHVHGRHDWGQRPERHREREEGACGGTGGRRECPLCRTVGPYVPLWLGCEPAFYVDAGAPTHAFVPCGHVCSEKTARYWAETPLPHGTHAFRPTCPFCSAPLAGVPGFTRLIFQGPID; from the exons GTATAATGGCTCGCTGCCCGGAGGAGACCGCGGTCGCAAGAGAAGCCGCTTTGCTCTTTACAGGAGGGCGAAAGCTAACGGCGTCAAGCCGAGCGCCGTGCACATCCTCAGCAACCCTCACGACAGCAAG GCGGTTAACAGCAGGGGGCAGCACAGCATCTCCTTCACCCTCTCCAGGAACCAGACCGTGGTGGTGGAGTATTGCCATGACAACGACACCGACATGTTCCAG atCGGTCGCTCCACCGAGAGCCCCATAGATTTCGTGGTGACAGACACACCAGGAGGATCCAAGGAGAGCGAGGACTCGTCGGCGGCGCCCAGCACCATCTCACGCTTCGCCTGCAGGATCGTCTGCGACCGAAACCCTCCGTACACGGCCCGCATCTACGCCGCCGGCTTCGACTCCTCCAAAAACATCTTCCTTGGG GAGAAGGCGACGAAATGGAAGAATCCGGACGGTCACATGGACGGACTGACGACCAACGGCGTCCTGGTGATGCATCCTGTGGGTTTCCCTGAAGAGCCCAAGCAGGGCGCGTGGAGAGAGATCTCGGTGTGCGGAGACGTCTACGCTCTCAGAGAGACCCGATCCGGGCCCATCCGCGGACAGCTG GCGCAGGGCGAGAGCAGCGCGCTGCAGGACGGCTCTCTGGTGGATCTGTGCGGGGCGACGCTGCTGTGGCGCACGGCTGACGGCCTGCTCAAAGCGCCCACCCTGCGGCACCTGGACGCCCTGCGTCTGGAGCTGAACGCGGCGCGGCCGCAGTGTCCCGTGGGCCTGAGCACGCTGGCCTTCCCCAGCCTCCCGCGCAGCCACAGCCTGGAGGAGCGCCAGCCGTGGGCCTACCTCTCCTGCGGACACGTCCACGGCCGGCACGACTGGGGCCAGCGGCCCGAACGCCACCGCGAGCGCGAGGAAGGGGCCTGCGGCGGGACGGGCGGCCGGCGGGAGTGTCCGCTCTGCCGGACCGTGGGGCCGTACGTCCCGCTGTGGCTGGGCTGCGAGCCGGCCTTCTACGTGGACGCGGGCGCGCCGACTCACGCCTTCGTTCCCTGCGGTCACGTGTGCTCGGAGAAGACGGCCAGGTACTGGGCCGAGACGCCGCTGCCTCACGGGACGCACGCTTTCAGACCCACGTGCCCGTTCTGCTCCGCTCCTCTGGCCGGCGTCCCCGGGTTCACGCGCCTCATCTTCCAGGGCCCCATCGATTGA